The genome window AGCAGTACAGGCCCCGGTAGGGAGTCTCTTCAAGGCTTGGTATTTGGTTGCACCATTGACAGCAAAGAGGTACGCACGTGACTTGTTGGTAAAGTTTGCtgtcaaagaaaaattgaaacttaTATATTAAGCCTACGTGGGACTGGTGATCACCACTTGTTAGCTTGATATATATTGTTGGAACATTTTGAATAATAATTATGTAGCATGTTATAATATCGGAGAGTTTTTGTACGTAGCTTGATTTACATGGTTCTTCACTTAAGCGTAGACAAATTGTAATTCCTCTTTCATACTTATTACGTGGGGTCTCGATCTATTTAGGGTAAACCTACACACTTGGTCACTTCGGTACTATATTGAATATTTCATCCTAAAAGTTGAAGCCATTAGTTATACAATATGGGGATTAATTTGGTATTCTTTGATTTCAGGTGTCCTTTGCTGGCGATAGTAATCAAATATCTGGTGTCATGGGTCTTGGATTTGGTCCCAAAACGTTTGTTAACCAATTAGACTCTCAAGGCCAAAGCAATGGTCGTTTCTCATACTTCCTCAGACGAAAAAGAACAATGGGGGCCAAACAATGGGGGCCACCAGTTCATTCATTCGATTTGGTGCAGACATAGAGCAAAGGCCCGACCTAAGCGTGACAGAATTAAAGAGAAACAACAACATTGTACTATACTACATAAACTTAATAGGAATAAGTGTCAACGGCTACATGCTCAACATACCAGAGcaagaatttgaaattaaaaaagatggAAGTGGAGGCAGCATAATTGATTCTGGTGCTGCATTTAGTCACATTAGAAGGAGGGCAGCTCATGACAGTTTACTCAGAGCTTTAGAAGCTGTCTTTGCAGGATATGGGGACACAGTGAAAAGGGTGCCAAGTGGGGATGTACCTTTTGAGCTTTGCTATGAGGTGTTGAAGCAAGAAGCCTTTCAAGGCTTCCCAGTGATCACATTCCATCTCCAAAACAATGCTGACATTATCTTGGATGCTGAATCTGCTTTTCTTATTGGAAAAGGTACTTCTGGAAATATGCAATTCTATTTGGGTATTATTTCCTGAAAATGATCCTAGAGGTCTAAATGCTATCGGAGCATAACAGCAGACAAATTACCGTTTCATCTACGACACAAAAAGCTACAAGCTGTTTTTTGGTGCAGAGGATTGCTTTCGTAGTTCTTAGAAGTTTTTGAGCTTCTCTGTGGTTTAGTATTGGGGTTTAGTCTTTAGAAAAGTCAATGGCTTTcttaataaatttcaaatgtGTTGTTAAAGAAATACATATATGATTTTGGAATAAATGATTTATTCATCCAGATAAAATACAGATCATGTTTTAAATAGTGGAATTGCTGTTAAGGCACAATGATGATTCCGTGTATTGATATGCTTACATGCATTATTGCACGTATAATTCTTTTAATCATTTGgagatatttgtttttttcccttttggaGTAAAAATTACATTTGGAATTCATTCAACCCACATCTGGACTGACTTTACAATATAATTACCAACACTTTTTAGAGGTGAATAACGTGTGTAATTATGCGTTGGATAGGTTTGAAGTCTTGTGCAAGGGGATAGCACTTTTTTGTTATTCTGGCCAATCACACTATGTTACTcgtgataattttttcacttgaCATAGCATGATTAGTCGGGAATAGTTAAACAGTGATATTCCTGTAtcatataagtttttttaCTTGTAgagggatttgattaattaaagtacataatttttaattaaaaaagtaaGTTGTTTTTCTAACTTACAAAATTATTGAAGCTAGACAGAGGATTTGATTGAATATGTAGAAATCTGCAAAAACAAGATTCAGATAAATAGAAAGGCAACCCATCTGCATCAGATAGTGATATTGATTTGTTCTGCTATCGCTGTAGCCTGCTTTTGTTGATTTCTCAAAATGACAAAAACCCAACCACCACCTCAACCACACGTACACAAACACGTTAACCTTTCATGAGTTGTATTAGCGTTGGTTGAGCCTATGATTAAGGAGAGAGAactaaaaaaaccaaaaagaaagatttcTATATGATATTATAtgacaaaataattataaattccacaaatatttattttttattttttattttttatttggtgagaAAAAGGCTGGTGATGAGGGGCCATGGCAATCTACACCACACCCACCTTTTATTCTCTCCCACCTTCTCAGGGGCTTTGCTTCCTCCTTACTGCTTCTATTACAATTGGCACAACCTTTTTCCTCCAAAATCTTGAGTACCCATTTCCTAAAACGAGTGTCTTCTGGGACTTTTTCAAGCTGCTTCTCTGGTATGTGAGTCTTACCCAGATgctgttttgtttggttttgcaTTGCTTGCCTTCCTTTGGGAGTTGGCAAGTGGGATTTGGGGATACCCATTTGTGCATTTGGGAGACGTGGGTGGGATCTGGTTGCTAAATTTATAAGGAATTTACAGAAAGCATATTGGTATGGAAGTCAGTTTACAATGTTTGTGACAAATTCTATGAAAGATTTTATCTTGCATTTGACttcaattggttttctttggtCAACAGTTTAGTTTACTTTGATTCGTATCTGTTTGTTAACTGTTGGATTGATTTCcaaggaaagagaaaataaaagtaccATTTTTGCATGCTTAAAGTTAATTCATTGTTAGTTGCTTAATGCTGATGGTGATCATATTTAACTCTCAGGGTTATGTTAAATTGGAGAGAGACTCTCACTATCAGGTATGGGTTCTGGATATTGGTTTAAGGCATTAATCGGCTTAAAGAAATCCAAGGATGGCAGTTCAAAACGATTGAAGGTATAGAGCCTTCAAATTGTTATACATGGTTTAGCTTTTGTTAAGGACATGCAATTTGAAACTTAAATTTTACTCTAATTAtcattattctttatttttaatccAAAATTGAAATGTTGTTCTTGAGCACGTCCATCTTACATATCACTCAGCAAGTCCATGAAGGTTTAGGTTTCTAATTTATGCTATAACTATCTTGCAATTATTGCTTATCTAACACATACTTGAAGGTATTACATTCTCTGTTGCTGTCACAATACAGACGAGTTATATTACCAGTTTGCATCATGaataaaaactttttaaaCTAAACCTCATCATATAAGTGAATGCATGGTTTATGATTTAGTGGTATGGTTGCTACTAGGAATTTATATGTAATATCTCAAAATTGATGTTGGTATGTAATTGTAATTTCTCACCCGTCATTACATTTTTCTGACAGGGACCTTCAGTTAatggaaaatcaaattccataaaattgaaaaagtctAGTTTTGCAAATGGTAAAAATATGGGATTGCCAGATGAGGAAATAGCTGCAATTCGAATTCAGACTGCTTTCCGTGCATATGTGGTATGTTTAATTACAGgttatgtaattaaaaaagtcaACACCGGTTATGTTTGTTCCCAGATAATCCtttggaattttgtttttatgtctCTAGTTTGGCTCTGCTTATTTGGTGAAcagtttcttgtttcttgtttcatcAGTAATGAGGATTTGGTAATTTTGTTGAATTATGTAGCAGTTTGGTCCTTTCTTGCTTCAgatgaaaattcaaacttaTCTGAAGGCATTTATGCATGAAGGAGCACTTTTTGTTATGctggattttgttttcctaAGACTTTCTCTCACCCATTGCAGGCTAGAAAAGCTTTACGCCGCTTGAAAGGGATTGTTCGATTGCAAATACTGACCCAAGCTTATCCTGTTACAAAGCAAGCCACAACTACATTGAGCTATCTTCATTCATGGAGCAGAATACAGGATGAGATTAGAGCTCGTCGACTTTATATGGTAACAGAAGGACGGATCAAACAGAAGAAATTAGAGAATCAACATAAACTTGAGGCGAAGCTTCATGACATAGAGGTGAGACCACCAGCTCCCACATCTAAGAACATGTCAGATTTAAAATGTACAATAAGATTCTGCaagtttcttcatttattGTGGTGCACTTGTGCACAGAATCATCACCTCATAATCAGCCTCAAGCCCTCATGATCACACTCACACAGCATTTGCAcaacattatttttcattgttaAAAGTCTATTATCATTTAATTACTTAGTTGCCTTAAGGTTATTTCAGTTTAGTCCGTCTATTTGTAAAGTTGATTGCTTAATAACAGACTTTTTTTATGAAATGCATCAGATAGTACATAATACAAGATGACAAGCTTTTGGCATTTGTGCTTTGTTATTCCAAATCTCTGCATATGTTGCCTGAGATCTGTTATGTGGTTTTCTCTTAAAGATCAGATGCATGAGAACAACCATATGAGGATTGTTTTTGATACCTTGTTGTCCTTAGATAAATTCACTTTATGACTGCCTTTTGAACTCAATTAACGCTTCTGAGTAATTGTCTCAATGGATGGCAGGCGGAATGGTGTGGTGGATCCGAAACAATGGATGAAATTCTTGCAAGGATATATCAAAGAGAAGAAGCAGCAGTTAAGCGTGAGCGGGCTATGGCATATGCCTTTTCTCATCAGGTATACTGATTTCTTGTACGCACTTTATTCTTTGGTTTGACCCTAGAATCAATTGAGAATGAAAACACATTTCCATGATTTGTAGTGGAGGGCCAACTGTAGTCAGAGCCAAGGATTGGGTAATTATGAACTTGGCAAAGCTAATTGGGGTTGGAGCTGGAAAGAACGATGGATTGCTGCTCGTCCATGGGAAAGCCGTGTGCAGTCACCTAGCCCAAAGAAAGTACAGAGTAAGCAAGCTAGCAAGGTTGGTAAAAACACAAATTCACCAATGCCAAAAACTCCAGTTTCAGTCAAGCTCCCTTCATCAAATGGTAAGGGAACTACAAGGGCTCGGAGATTGTCTTACACAGCGGATGAAGTAAAACCGGTTGCATGTGCAGAGGGCATTAAAACTGAAGAGAGGAACACTCAGAAATAAACATTGACTTGCTGGTTCTGGGCCAACGGTAGAGACTAAATAAGAATGTCTTCCATATGTTATCAGTTCAAACTGCAGAAATTTGAGGGAGGATCCATTTTTTAATATAGGTGGTCATTTCGGATTCTTGTACATGGAGTGGTGTGGAAGTTATATGCTTGGGCGTGCAGTAAAGGATTATCGAACAGGACCTGGATTTGGGACTGACCAGAGCATCCTTCTATGATGTTTTTCTCCccattcttcattttgttgtaTATTgttaaagaaggaaaatattatatttatggtGTAAATAGACAATCTATTTGTTGATGGGTGATTATACTGTGCTTTTGCGCATTGTAATTAGTAATTACTACGGTTGTTCTTCCCATTTTCCACCAGCAGGCTGAAGTGATTTATGCTGCTGCAAGTGTTGATCTTTGAATTACTTTGTGTTACATCATTATTCAATTGATTGACTATTGAATTCAGTATCATATATGATttagctttttcttcaattaacCAGATTTTGTGTGAAGGGTAAAAttcgaagaaaaaaaagatgagcATCGAGGCCACAAGAACGATCATTAAATCAAAGTCTAAGCTTTTAGGTGCTCTGCACAAACGAGATAGGTTCAAAAGGGTAGCTGTATGTATGTGTTCATTAAACTCTTCGTCCTTCACCTAGAAAAGAGGATGAACTTAATAATGCTTGCCTAGTTGACATGACATGACTATCTCTATCCActaagaaaatggaaaacacAATTGTTAAAAGAGGCTTTTCATGGTCTTATAATTGCAACTTTaatctccttttgtttttgcaggACTAGGTTGCTGACTTTTTGACTTGTTGGCACCTAAAACACATGAGAGGTTTTCTCACGAGCATTATGATATGGGATCGAATAGTTTTGACAGAGACACATAACAGGAAAATTTAGTAGCCGATGGGAAACAATTTTGTAAGACTGAAAACACAATCAAAAGACTTGTTAGATCAAGTAACCAGATTCTTCTAGTACATTCTGAACATGTAATCTACCCGAGGCAAAGTCCTATGCAGGAATAGAACTAATGTGAGGAAGGAACTGGATTTGGCTAAGAAATATGGCTATTGCAGATATACGTGGGATGAATTGAAAGGACAGCCTTCTCCTCCATCACCTGCATTATAATTCCAAGCCATCAAACTTTGAAACCAAGCCACCTCCATTTTGGAATCTGTTAAACTTGAGGCAGAATTGAGGGCTTCTTCAGCATAGTTCATTGAACTTAACTGGTGGTGATCAAGAACTGGTTCTTTAAAAATGTTCACATTGTTCAGTTTTTCTGGTTCACCACCACAGCTTCTCTGGTGATGCTGAAACTGACGCATACTCTCTTCTCCAATGTCTTGCTCTGTCTGTTGAGCAGAGTTGTTGATATTAGTACAGTCATACTCCTTTCCAGGTAGTTCAGACTCAGAGAGAGCCTCAATTGCTGCCTTGGCCTTCTCAATGAGCCAATCAATGGCCTTACTTGGCCGGTCGTAGCCAAGGCGGTCTTGGACATCATAAAACTGTATAGCAGTCGGAGCTGAAAGCCGGAACCTCCGGTCTCTAGGACCTTTGGAAGTGTACACCTTGCTGTgcctttcttttcttgcagTGGATCGGACAATGTGGCCTCCATGAACTTTTACAATCTTCCCATATCTCGCATTGTTGATTTCCGCTTGTTCAGATGCCAAatgtaaagaagaagaagacattgAGTAACAACTTTTCCTGGAGGATTTTGCTATGTGGGTATTCAACATCTTGCCATTTAATGGTCCATAGTTTGGTGGTTCTTGAACATGCTGATATTGACCAATTAGTCTCTTCTGTGAttgttgttcttcttcttgaacATCTTCTGGTTGATCTTGATCTTCATTCTTTGATCCTCTCTGTTGTAACATTTGCAGACGCAGAATGTCTTGCAGGTGACTCATggattctctctcctctctctcttcctctcaaGTTTATGGAAGATAGTGGTGCAAATAGTCTAGCAATATAGTTAATGATAGAATTAGAAACGAAGACAAAAGCTATGAATTCTGATCAGAGCTGACTGGAACTCAAGGAAATGAGAGGTATCTTTGACAAAGATGGCATGACAAAATCTGCTCAAGCAGAAGAGATCATGAAGATCACCTGTTATAAGCTAAGC of Prunus dulcis chromosome 4, ALMONDv2, whole genome shotgun sequence contains these proteins:
- the LOC117626615 gene encoding protein IQ-DOMAIN 1 gives rise to the protein MGSGYWFKALIGLKKSKDGSSKRLKGPSVNGKSNSIKLKKSSFANGKNMGLPDEEIAAIRIQTAFRAYVARKALRRLKGIVRLQILTQAYPVTKQATTTLSYLHSWSRIQDEIRARRLYMVTEGRIKQKKLENQHKLEAKLHDIEAEWCGGSETMDEILARIYQREEAAVKRERAMAYAFSHQWRANCSQSQGLGNYELGKANWGWSWKERWIAARPWESRVQSPSPKKVQSKQASKVGKNTNSPMPKTPVSVKLPSSNGKGTTRARRLSYTADEVKPVACAEGIKTEERNTQK
- the LOC117626139 gene encoding transcription factor TEOSINTE BRANCHED 1-like, which encodes MSHLQDILRLQMLQQRGSKNEDQDQPEDVQEEEQQSQKRLIGQYQHVQEPPNYGPLNGKMLNTHIAKSSRKSCYSMSSSSLHLASEQAEINNARYGKIVKVHGGHIVRSTARKERHSKVYTSKGPRDRRFRLSAPTAIQFYDVQDRLGYDRPSKAIDWLIEKAKAAIEALSESELPGKEYDCTNINNSAQQTEQDIGEESMRQFQHHQRSCGGEPEKLNNVNIFKEPVLDHHQLSSMNYAEEALNSASSLTDSKMEVAWFQSLMAWNYNAGDGGEGCPFNSSHVYLQ